From the Brachybacterium sillae genome, the window TGCGGGCCCTCGACGGGGACGGTGACCTGGTGCACGAGGTCGCGCGGGACTGAGGATCCGACCCGTGGCAGGTCAGGCGGCCACATCGCGCCGCCCCAGCCACGGATCGAGCTCATCGGCCCGGCCCAGCCAGGGCGCCAACCCCGCCCGCCACTCGACGTCGGTGAGCAGGCAGCGTGCGAACGCCCGCCGCACCCGCTCCCGGTCCGCCTCCCCGATGCCGGTCATGACCAGGCAGGTGGTCGGCAGCTCCGCGGATTCGGCCACCGCCCCCACCGACACCTGACCACCGGCCCCGTTCCACTCGCACACCGACCCCGGGCGCGTCGGCACCCAGAAGCGGCCGCGGCTGCGCAGCCGGCCTGCCCCGAGCGCCTCCAGGTGCTGCAAGAACCGACCCGGATGGAACGGTCGCTCCGAGCGCAGCACCACGGTCCAGGTGCCGTGGGGGGAGAGGCCGGGCCGGGGGGTGTGGTCCCCGGCGGCGCAGGCATCGGCGCGGCGCATCGTTGCGGACGCGTCGTGCCGCGGCCGCAGCAGCTCCGCCGGTGCCAGGGAGTGCAGCTCGGTGACGAGCTCCTGGTCGGCGTGCAGCAGATGCGCGAGGAGCTCGGCCCCGGCCGGGTCGGGCTGGGGGCGGGCGTCGATCACCAGGTCGGCCACCTCGACCTGCGCGCACAGCGCCTCACCGACGCTGCGCTCGTCCTCCAGGGCCCAGCGCAGGTCCCGTTCGGCGAGGGTGGCGTCCCCCAGAACGTCCTCGACGACGGTTCCGGAGTCGACGACCGCCGCGATCGTGCTGATCCGCACGGCGTCGGTAGCGGCCCCGAGGGTGCGTGAGACGGTGAGCGGGTCAGCGCTGATCGGCAGCACCAGGGCGAGGGCGTCGTACCGGCCGGTGGCGGCGAGCGCCTCCAGCACCGGCACGGCATCCTCCCGCATCGCGCAGGCGACACACTCGTGGTCGAGCTCCACCAGGCGGTCCTCCCGCACGCGGCCGGCGTCGAGGATGCTCTCCCCGGAGTCGAGGACCAGGCGGCGCAGGGACCCCGTGGCGCGGTCGACGTCGTAGCGCAGAGCGGCCAGGCGCCGGGTGTCGAGCAACAGGTCGGCCGCGACGCTGTCCCGCAGCACCTGGTCGATGGCACAGACCACCGCGAGGGGGAGAGGGGTCGCGGGGGCGTGGTCGCGGTCGGGGCCAGGGGTGCGGTCACGGCCGGCGTGGGGATCGAGCGGCATGGGGCTCCTTCGCTTGACGAGAATGATTCTCGGTAACTAACGTCCTCGTCATGTCCCGTCGTTGTCAAGTCACCGGAGCGTCACCGCGAGTCGGTCGGCGCGTGTCCCATGCGCATCGCCGCACCCCGCGCACCTGGTCCCCGAACCTGCAGACCAGGCGTTTCTGGGTGCCCTCACCCAGGCGGTATGTGCGGCTCACCCTCAGCGTGCGGGCCATGCGGCGCATCGACCGCGAGGGCATCGATGCGGTGGTCGCCGAGATGCTCGCCCGCGGGGAGCGGTTCTGAGGGCGTGGCGTTCTGCCGCGTCTCTCGCCCACCCCGCTCGCCCGCCCCGCTGTGACCGGCGAGACAGGCGGACATGACACGCCCCACCGTCCACGTTCCCCCACCCCAGCAGAAAGGACCCTCATGGCCTCGAAGAACTCCGCCCTGCGCCCCGTGATCCGGCTGCGCTCCACCGCGGGCACGGGCTACACCTACGTGACCACGAAGAACCGCCGCAGCACCCCGGACCGACTGGTGGTGCGCAAGTACGACCCGGTGCTGCGCCGCCACGTCGACTTCCGGGAGGAGCGCTGAGATGGCGAAGGCCTCGAAGATCGCCCGCAATGAGCAGCGTCGCGCGGTGGTCGCGCGGTATGCACAGCAGCGGGCCGCTCTCCAGCGCACCGTCAAGGACCCCGCCACCCCCGAGGCGGAACGTCTGATCGCCCTGCGGGCCCTGCAACGGATGCCCCGTGATGCGAGCCCCACGCGGTTGCGCCGCCGCGACGCGATCGACGGTCGCCCCCGCGGGCATCTGTCCCGCTTCGGGATCTCGCGGGTGCGGTTCCGCGAGATGGCGCATCACGGCGAACTGCCGGGGGTGCGCACCTCCAGCTGGTGAACGACGCGTCTGCACAGACCACCCGCCCGCCTCGCCGCGCAGCCGCGGACCCCCTCGACCACTCATCCCCAACCCCAGGAGGCACTCCATGCGCCAGGGAATCCATCCCACCTACGAACCGGCGATCTTCCGTGACCGCTCCGCGGATTGACAGGCCCGAAGGCGGCGCGCTTCACCGAGCTCTGGGGAGAACCGACCGCCATCCCGGCGGCTTCGGCCCGACGGCGCAACCACCCCGCTCTCGTTGACAAGAGCGGGGCGAGAACCACAGGTGCGTGTGGACCCAGGCGCGGCACCAAACCGCCGCCATCTAGTGACCGCCGCACCGCGGCCCTTCAGTCGCCGTGTTGAGTGCTGGGAAGGACCGCCCGCCGCCCGATGGGTGCGGCCGCCCTGCTCAGGGGCCCGCCAGCATCACCAGCAACGGGACCAGCACAACCACGAGAACGAGAACGACGGCGGCAACCTGCCGCCAGGTGGAACCCGACCACATGCGCCTCAGTAGAATCGGGCCGATCACCAGGTATCCGCAGGCCGTGACCAGCCCCGGGAAGTAGCCGCCGGTCATCACGGTCCACACCAGGTGGGTGATCGCGTTACCCAGGGTGCCGTAGATAACGAAGAACAGGGAGGGCAATAGGAGCGCGCGGCGGCCGTGGACCACGACGCCATACGTCGCGACACCGAAGAGCGCGTAGGAGGCCATGTTGAACCACACGAACACCTCGGGTGCGTAGGGCGCCCCGCCATAGAGCGCGGGAAAGTCCCGCCAAAAACCGGTCTGGAACTCCTCGGCGAAGTGGAGGAACTGCCACCCCAGGGCAACGGCGTACACGGGCAGTGCCCTGCCCGGCGCAGGCAGTGGCGCTCTCGTCCAGTACAGGACCACGACGAGGCCCAGGGTGATCAGGGCGCCCGGCACGAAGGTCACCCACAGAGAGGCGCCACTGCTGAACACCCAGAAGACGCTGCACATTACTGCAGACAGGAGGGCGGCCGCCACCAGATCGCGTCGGCTGAGGGTGCGCTCGGCGGGCGGGAGGAGATTCATGCCGCCATGATGGGGCGCTGGCGACGCCCGAGTCGATCCTGTGGGATTCCCGTGGACCGGCCGGCGGGGAAGCGGTTCCTTGTAAGGTTTGAATGTGTTGGATTCACCGCGCAGCCCAGGCCGCCCGCCGGGCCCGAGCACCACGCGCGAGCGAGTGCTGCGGGCCGCCGCCGCCTCGTTTCATGAGCACGGCTACGAGAAGACAACTCTCCGGGGCATCGCCCGCACGGTAGGCGTTGACGTCTCGACCGTGGCCTATCACGGAGGAGCCAAGCACGAGCTGATCGCCCGGGCCCTAGCCCTGGACGTGGCCCCGGCGGAGCTGCTAGACCGGGCCCTGTCCGTGCCCCGCGACCAAGTACCCGCCGCACTAGTCCGCGTGGTTACCGTGGCCTGGGCGGATGAGTCCCGGCGTCGGCCCGTGGAGTTGCTGCTCTCCACGGCCCTGACCGACCCCCGGGTCGGGGCAGCCTGCCGCAGCTATCTTGAGGTGGAGGTCGTCCGGAGGCTCGCGGAGACTATCGGAGGCCGCGACGCCACCACCCGCGCTCTGGCCGTGGTCTCCCTGGTGGTGGGAGTGTTCGTGACCCGCCACTCCCTCGGCCTGGCCCCGCAGGTGCCCGTGGACGAGCCGTTGCGGTCCCTCGTACCACTTATCGGCTCCATCCTCGATGGACGCAGTTCCTGACCGCCGCTACCAACGTCATGGCCAGGCCACCCGCCCTGTGGCTGCTGGAGGCGAAACAGAGCCGGCGCCAACGAAGTCACGGTGGAACTGATGTGCAGGAAGGTGTCACGAGCGCCGTCGCGAGGGAGGTACCAAACTGGGGCACCCCAGCAGGACACCGACCAAGCCGTCGCTTGCAGTTCCCAATATGGTCTTACTTCCCGATTTTGCGACACTCCTGTCGCACTAGGTATACCCCAGCGCTACACCCCGGCCAGTTGATCCCACGGTTCCCACTATGAAGCGCCTGGGTTCCGTTCCGAGTCTCAGCAAGGAGAATCGGAGCATGCCCAAGAAGTTCAGTCCAGAGCTGCGTGACCGTGCCGTGCGTATGGTCTACGACCGTCAGGTACGCGAGGGTGGTCCCCGTGCAGCATCGATCCGTGCGGTCGCCCCGCAGCTCGGTGTCGGCGAGGAGACGCTGCGGATCTGGTGCAACCGCTACGGCCCCACCTGACTTGGACCTCTCTGGGGTATCGACGCGGGTTTTGGGTGTATCGGTGCTGGTGAGCGCTTCGCGCCTGCCTGGAGTGACACACTAAGCGGGTGGTGTTCCTGCGGAAGGTAGGACGGCGTCGGGGGCGACGGCTGTGCAGATTGCTGAGCGGCGGAACCGTCGGGATGTGGTCCTGGAGCATCTCGGGTCGGCTCATACCGAAGCCGAGCTCGCCGGCCTGATGGAGGCGGGTCGGGAGAAGATCAACGCTGGTCAGGGCGTCCTCGACCTGGGGACAGCAACGTCGACGAGCCCCGCGACGATCACGTCGAAGCAGTCCCGGCTGCTGCTGGAGACGCTGCAGTCCGCGTGGGCGGCGCTGGGGTTCACGGCGATCGGTGATGAGGCATTCTTCCAGCTCGTCGCCGCACGCCTGATCGAGCCGACCTCGATGAGCGACTCCGCCAGAGTGCTGGCGGAGGTCGGGATCGACCCGGTGCATCGCTCGACGATGAAGCGCTGCCTGGCCCGGATCGCCACGAACGACTACCGCGGCCAGATCGCGACGAGGTGCTTCGAGCATGCCGCGACCAGCGGCGACATCTCGCTGGTGCTCTACGACGTTACGACGCTCTATTTCGAGGCGGAGAACGAGGATGCGCTGAGGAAGGTCGGCTACTCGAAGGAACGCCGCGTGGATCCGCTGATCGTGGTCGGCCTGCTCGTGGACCGGGGCGGGTTCCCGCTGGAGATCGGCTGCTTCGAGGGGAACCATGCTGAGACCCGCACGATCGTCCCGATCATCCGCCAGTTCCAGGCCCGGAACGACCTCGCTGACATGGTCGTGGTCGCGGACGCCGGGATGCTCTCGGCGGCCAACCTGCGCGAGCTCGACGAAGCGGACCTGAAGTTCATCGTCGGCTCACGACAGACGAAAGCCCCGGGTGACCTGGCCAATCACTTCCATTGGAACGGGGACGCGTTCACGGACGGGCAGCTGATCGACACCATCACGCCCCGCCACGGGAACACGAAACCCTCCACGACGAAGCGCCGCAAGGAGCCGGTCTGGGACGCAGAGGAGCATCCCGGGCACTGGCGTGCCATCTGGAGCTACCGCACCAAGCGTGCCACCCGGGACAATCACACCCTCACCGCGCAGGAGAACCGGGCCCGAGCCGTGATCGACGGGGACGCGTCGGTGAAGTCGACCAGATTCGTGAAGACCACCGCGAGCGGCCGATCCCTCGATACGGCCTCGCTCGAGCGGGCACGAAGTCTGGTCGGGCTGAAGGGCTACGTCACGAACATTCCTGCCGCCACGATGCCGGCGGCGGAGGTGGTCTCCAGCTATCACGCCCTCTGGCATGTCGAGCAGTCATTCCGGATGAGCAAGACAGACCTGCAGGCCAGGCCCATGTTCCACCGCACCCGTGACGCGATCGAAGCCCACCTCACCATCGTGTTCACGGCCCTGGCGATCGCCAGACACCTCCAAGCAGCGACCGGGTTCAGCATCCGCCGGATCATCCGGACACTCCGTCCCCTCCAGGACGTCACTATCACCATCGCCGGGCAAAAGATCACCGCGAGCCCCGAACTCACCGACGACGCCCGACACGTCCTTCAGCGAGTGACACACTAACCTCGAGATTTCACGGGGGTGTGGTCTCGACCGGCGGAATGAATGGCGAAAGGTGCTCCTGGCCTGGGATGATACGAGGTGTTGAGACCCGTACCCATCCGCTGGAAGGAGCACCTTTCAGGTGTCCCACCCTACCTTGTTCTTCTACCCCCGCCCGCGCGTGGACATCGCTGAGGTCCCCGCGGTCTCACACGCCGGCGCGGTGCTGCTGACCGACACGATCCACGCCACCGGCCTCGCCTCTTCGCTGCGGGAAGCACTGGCTCCTTGGACGAAACCGCTGGCCGAGCACCACGCGGCGAAGGTCCTGCTGGACCTCGCACTCACTCTCGCAATCGGCGGCGAGCACGCTTCGGATACTGATCTGCTGCGATGCGAACCGGACCTGTTCGGAGACGTCGCCTCGACCCCCACGATCTCCCGCACGCTCACCACCCTCGCCCAGGACGCGCCCACCGTGATCGAGGCGATCTCCCAGGCCCGCCGGGCCGCGCGGGAAAGAGCCTGGACCCTCGCCGGAGCGCATTCCCCGGCTGCGGGGGTCAGTGCGAAGAACCCGCTGGTCGTCGACCTCGATGCCACCCTGATCAACGTCCACAGTGAGAAGGAGCAGGCCGCACCGACGTTCAAACGCGGCTTCGGATACCACCCTCTGTGCGCGTTCCTGGACCACGGCAGCGAAGGGACCGGGGAACCACTGGCGATCCACCTGCGCCCCGGCAACGCCGGCTCGAACACCGCCGCTGATCACATCACCGTCACCCGGCAGGCCCTCGCGCAGCTGCCTGCGGGCCTGCTGGCCCGGGGCGGGCGGGGGTCGAAGAAGATCCTGATCCGCACCGACGGAGCCGGCGGCACCAAGGACTTCCTGGCCTGGCTCCAGCGGCAGCGTCTGGCCTACTCAGTCGGGTTCACCCTCCCCGCGAACACCCCTGACCTGCTGGAACGTATCGATGAGGCGCAGGCGTGGACTCCCGCCTATGACACCGATACCGACGGGATCCGCGAGGGGGCGTGGGTGGCGGAGCTGACCGGACTGCTGGACCTGTCCGGGTGGCCTGCCGGGATGCGGGTGATCGTGCGGAAGGAACGTCCTCATCCTGGGGCGCAGCTGCGGATCACCGATCACGAGGGGATGCGCATCACCGCGTTCGCGACCAACTCCCCGCGCGGCCAGCTCCCGGTCTTGGAGCTGCGGCACCGTCGCCGTGCACGCTGCGAGGACCGGATCCGTAACGCCAAGGACATGGGCCTTGAGAAGTTCCCGTTGCAGGGCTTCGCGCAGAACCAGGTCTGGTGCCAGATCGTCCAGCTCGCCAGCGAGCTCGTCGCCTGGATGCAGACCATCGCGCTGACCGGCCATGATGCACGGAAGTGGGAGCCCAAACGGCTCCGCGCACGGCTGTTCGAGATCCCCGCGACCCTCGTGCGCCGCGCCCGGCACAAGGTCCTCCACCTCGCCGAACATGCACCCGAAGCCGTGAGGGTCCTGACCGGCGTCAACCGGCTCCGCACCACCGTCGCACAGACCTAACCCGGCGAGACCACCCGCCCCACCGACCAGCATCAACCTCTCGGGAGTGGAACCCGACCGCCCGCAACGGACACTGCGACGATCTGTCATACCCGAATGCCACAATCAGCAGCTCAACACCGGCAACGACGCCGACCGTCCCCGCTCACCAGCCCCATGAAACATCGAGGCTAAAGAGGTCCAAGTCAGGTCTGGTGCAACCGCTACGGCCCCACCGAGCCGACCGGCCCGGGAGAGCCGCTCGAGGAGGAGAACCGCCGGCTCCGGCGAGAACTCGCCGAGGCGAGACGCGCGAACGAGATCCTGAAAGCCGCCTCGGCGTTTTTCGCAGCGGAACTCGACCGCCCCACGACGAAATGATCGCGTCCATCGACATGCATCGCGAACAGTTCGGGGTCGAGGCCATCTGCCGCATCCTCGGTGCGACAGAATGTGGGTTCATCACCTCCCGCGGATACCGGTCTGGAACGACAGCGAGATGAAGTTCTGCAGGTAGTAGCCGATGCCGGAGACGAAGTCGCGCAGCAAGAACAGCGTGGGCCCCAGGATCAGCACGGCGATCAGCAGCAGCGCCGCGAGCCCCATGTTCAGGTTCGACAGCATCTTGATGCCCTTGTCGAGCCCGCTGACGGCCGACAGCGTCGCGAGCGCCGTGATGACGAGCACCATGACGACCTTGAGCCACTCGGCGGTCTCCGGGAAGAGCCCCAGGTGGGCGAGGCCGGCGAAGATCTGGTTGACGCCGAAGCCGAGGGAGGTGGCGACACCGGCGACGGTGCCGACGATCGCGAGGATGTCGACGAGATCGCCGAGCCAGCCGTCGGTGCGGCGACCCAGCAGCGGTTCCAGGGCCCAGCGGATCGACACCGGGCGGCCGCGGCGGTGGATCGCGTAGGCCATGGCGAGGCCGACGACGACGTAGATCGCCCAGGCGTGCAGCCCCCAGTGCAGGAAGGTCTGGCCCATGGCTCGGCGGGCCCGCTCCTCATCGGCCATGCCGGCGATGTTCGGCGGGATGCTGCCCTCACCGGTGAAGAAGCTCAGCGGC encodes:
- a CDS encoding CobW family GTP-binding protein; this translates as MPLDPHAGRDRTPGPDRDHAPATPLPLAVVCAIDQVLRDSVAADLLLDTRRLAALRYDVDRATGSLRRLVLDSGESILDAGRVREDRLVELDHECVACAMREDAVPVLEALAATGRYDALALVLPISADPLTVSRTLGAATDAVRISTIAAVVDSGTVVEDVLGDATLAERDLRWALEDERSVGEALCAQVEVADLVIDARPQPDPAGAELLAHLLHADQELVTELHSLAPAELLRPRHDASATMRRADACAAGDHTPRPGLSPHGTWTVVLRSERPFHPGRFLQHLEALGAGRLRSRGRFWVPTRPGSVCEWNGAGGQVSVGAVAESAELPTTCLVMTGIGEADRERVRRAFARCLLTDVEWRAGLAPWLGRADELDPWLGRRDVAA
- the rpmB gene encoding 50S ribosomal protein L28, which translates into the protein MSRRCQVTGASPRVGRRVSHAHRRTPRTWSPNLQTRRFWVPSPRRYVRLTLSVRAMRRIDREGIDAVVAEMLARGERF
- the rpmG gene encoding 50S ribosomal protein L33, which translates into the protein MASKNSALRPVIRLRSTAGTGYTYVTTKNRRSTPDRLVVRKYDPVLRRHVDFREER
- the rpsN gene encoding 30S ribosomal protein S14, coding for MAKASKIARNEQRRAVVARYAQQRAALQRTVKDPATPEAERLIALRALQRMPRDASPTRLRRRDAIDGRPRGHLSRFGISRVRFREMAHHGELPGVRTSSW
- a CDS encoding HXXEE domain-containing protein; protein product: MNLLPPAERTLSRRDLVAAALLSAVMCSVFWVFSSGASLWVTFVPGALITLGLVVVLYWTRAPLPAPGRALPVYAVALGWQFLHFAEEFQTGFWRDFPALYGGAPYAPEVFVWFNMASYALFGVATYGVVVHGRRALLLPSLFFVIYGTLGNAITHLVWTVMTGGYFPGLVTACGYLVIGPILLRRMWSGSTWRQVAAVVLVLVVVLVPLLVMLAGP
- a CDS encoding TetR/AcrR family transcriptional regulator, producing MDSPRSPGRPPGPSTTRERVLRAAAASFHEHGYEKTTLRGIARTVGVDVSTVAYHGGAKHELIARALALDVAPAELLDRALSVPRDQVPAALVRVVTVAWADESRRRPVELLLSTALTDPRVGAACRSYLEVEVVRRLAETIGGRDATTRALAVVSLVVGVFVTRHSLGLAPQVPVDEPLRSLVPLIGSILDGRSS
- a CDS encoding IS1380 family transposase, which translates into the protein MSHPTLFFYPRPRVDIAEVPAVSHAGAVLLTDTIHATGLASSLREALAPWTKPLAEHHAAKVLLDLALTLAIGGEHASDTDLLRCEPDLFGDVASTPTISRTLTTLAQDAPTVIEAISQARRAARERAWTLAGAHSPAAGVSAKNPLVVDLDATLINVHSEKEQAAPTFKRGFGYHPLCAFLDHGSEGTGEPLAIHLRPGNAGSNTAADHITVTRQALAQLPAGLLARGGRGSKKILIRTDGAGGTKDFLAWLQRQRLAYSVGFTLPANTPDLLERIDEAQAWTPAYDTDTDGIREGAWVAELTGLLDLSGWPAGMRVIVRKERPHPGAQLRITDHEGMRITAFATNSPRGQLPVLELRHRRRARCEDRIRNAKDMGLEKFPLQGFAQNQVWCQIVQLASELVAWMQTIALTGHDARKWEPKRLRARLFEIPATLVRRARHKVLHLAEHAPEAVRVLTGVNRLRTTVAQT
- a CDS encoding BCCT family transporter gives rise to the protein MSSVPPSPAPSASSASPAPATPRPSGDHSAARSGAPALTPSPYGLARGVFGVSAAVILLAVAFALLLPAQFGAVVGAINTTIVDSIGWYYVLAVASFVLFALTVAFTRLGDIRPGADDDTPEYGLFSWFAMLFAAGMGIGLVFWGAAEPLSFFTGEGSIPPNIAGMADEERARRAMGQTFLHWGLHAWAIYVVVGLAMAYAIHRRGRPVSIRWALEPLLGRRTDGWLGDLVDILAIVGTVAGVATSLGFGVNQIFAGLAHLGLFPETAEWLKVVMVLVITALATLSAVSGLDKGIKMLSNLNMGLAALLLIAVLILGPTLFLLRDFVSGIGYYLQNFISLSFQTGIRGR